From a single Ailuropoda melanoleuca isolate Jingjing chromosome 12, ASM200744v2, whole genome shotgun sequence genomic region:
- the LOC100480142 gene encoding zinc finger protein 678-like — protein sequence MFSQSSKLNIDINKTVSTEEKSYKCQECGKTFNWLSHLIQHHRIHTGEKPYKCKECGKAFNQSSHLNRHHRIHTGEKPYKCQECGKAFYWPSDLIQHHRIHTGEKPYKCKQCGKAFNQCSHLNRHHRIHTGEKPYKCKQCGKAFYWPTRLIQHQRIHTGEKPYKCQECGKAFNFKDCSSLNDYRQIHTGKKPYKYKECGLAFILYSTLTGHHRIHTGEKPYRCK from the exons ATGTTTAGTCAGTCATCAAAactaaatatagatataaataagaCAGTCTCTACTGAAGAGAAATCTTACAAATGTCAAGAGTGTGGCAAGACCTTTAACTGGCTCTCACACCTTATACAACATCAcagaattcacactggagagaaaccttacaaatgtaaagaatgtggcaaggcctttaacCAGAGCTCACACCTTAATcgacatcacagaattcatactggagagaaaccttacaaatgtcaAGAGTGTGGCAAGGCCTTTTACTGGCCCTCAGACCTTATacaacatcacagaattcatactggagagaagcctTACAAATGTAAACAATGTGGAAAGGCTTTTAACCAGTGCTCACACCTGAACcgacatcacagaattcatactggagagaaaccttacaaatgtaaacaatgtggaaaagccttttaTTGGCCCACACGACTTATacaacatcagagaattcatactggagagaaaccttacaaatgtcaagaatgtggcaaggccttcaA CTTTAAGGACTGCTCATCCCTAAATGATTATAGGCAAATCCATACTGGAAAGAAACCTTACAAATATAAAGAATGTGGCTTAGCTTTTATATTGTACTCAACGCTTACTGGACATCatagaattcatactggagagaaaccttacagaTGTAAATAA